The Streptomyces camelliae genome window below encodes:
- a CDS encoding response regulator, translated as MADPIKVLLVDDHQVVRRGLRTFLEVQDDIEVVGEAADGAEGVARAEELRPDVVLMDVKMPGMDGIDALRKLRELANPARVLIVTSFTEQRTVVPALRAGAAGYVYKDVDPDALAGAIRSVHAGHVLLQPEVAGALLSQDESNSGQGRGGSLTERENEVLGLIADGRSNREIARALVLSEKTVKTHVSNILMKLDLADRTQAALWAVRHGVAG; from the coding sequence GTGGCTGACCCGATCAAGGTGCTGCTCGTCGACGACCACCAGGTCGTCCGCCGGGGCCTGCGCACCTTCCTGGAGGTGCAGGACGACATCGAGGTCGTCGGAGAGGCGGCCGACGGCGCCGAGGGCGTCGCCCGCGCCGAGGAACTGCGCCCGGACGTCGTCCTGATGGACGTCAAGATGCCCGGCATGGACGGCATCGACGCCCTGCGCAAGCTCCGCGAACTCGCCAACCCCGCGCGCGTGCTGATCGTCACCAGCTTCACCGAACAGCGCACGGTCGTCCCCGCCCTGCGCGCGGGCGCCGCCGGGTACGTCTACAAGGACGTGGACCCCGACGCCCTCGCCGGCGCCATCCGCTCCGTGCACGCCGGCCACGTCCTGCTCCAGCCGGAGGTCGCCGGCGCCCTGCTCTCCCAGGACGAGAGCAACTCCGGCCAGGGCAGGGGCGGTTCGCTGACCGAGCGGGAGAACGAGGTGCTCGGCCTGATCGCCGACGGCCGCTCCAACCGCGAGATAGCCCGCGCCCTCGTCCTGTCGGAGAAGACCGTCAAGACGCATGTCTCCAACATCCTGATGAAACTCGACCTCGCCGACCGCACCCAGGCCGCGCTGTGGGCCGTACGCCACGGCGTGGCCGGCTGA
- a CDS encoding NfeD family protein, with product MNDIDAWVWWLVGAAALGIPLVVTAMPEFGMLAVGAVAAAVAAGLGFNGVIQVLVFVVVSVALIAVVRPIAARHTRQRPQLATGIDALKGKQAVVLERVDGSGGRIKLAGEVWSARALDTDRAYEVGQEVDVVEIEGATAIVI from the coding sequence GTGAACGACATCGACGCATGGGTGTGGTGGCTCGTCGGCGCGGCGGCGCTCGGCATTCCGCTCGTCGTCACCGCGATGCCGGAGTTCGGCATGCTCGCGGTCGGAGCCGTCGCGGCCGCCGTCGCCGCCGGACTCGGCTTCAACGGCGTGATCCAGGTGCTCGTGTTCGTCGTCGTCTCCGTAGCCCTCATCGCCGTCGTCCGCCCCATCGCCGCCCGGCACACCAGGCAACGCCCCCAACTCGCCACCGGCATCGACGCGTTGAAGGGAAAGCAGGCCGTCGTACTGGAACGGGTCGACGGCTCCGGCGGCCGTATCAAACTCGCCGGCGAAGTCTGGTCGGCACGCGCCCTGGACACCGACCGGGCCTACGAAGTCGGCCAGGAAGTAGACGTCGTGGAGATCGAGGGGGCCACCGCGATCGTCATCTGA
- a CDS encoding ABC transporter ATP-binding protein — protein MSEVLELQDVSVIREGRALLDQVSWSVKEGERWVILGPNGAGKTTLLNVASSYLYPSKGTATILGDTLGKVDVFELRPRIGMAGIAMAEKLPKRQTVLETVLTAAYGMTAHWQEEYDEVDEQRARAFLDRLGMTDYVDRRFGTLSEGERKRTLIARALMTDPELLLLDEPAAGLDLGGREDLVRRLGRLARDPIAPSMIMVTHHVEEIAPGFTHVLMIRQGKVLAAGPIELELTSRNLSLCFGLPLVVEQVGDRWTAQGLPLS, from the coding sequence ATGAGCGAGGTTCTGGAGCTTCAGGACGTATCCGTGATCCGTGAGGGCCGGGCTCTGCTGGACCAGGTCTCCTGGTCGGTGAAGGAGGGCGAACGCTGGGTCATCCTCGGCCCCAACGGCGCCGGCAAGACCACCCTCCTGAACGTCGCCTCCAGCTACCTCTACCCCAGCAAGGGCACCGCCACGATCCTCGGCGACACCCTGGGCAAGGTCGACGTCTTCGAGCTGCGCCCCCGCATCGGGATGGCCGGCATCGCCATGGCCGAGAAGCTCCCCAAGCGCCAGACCGTCCTGGAGACCGTCCTGACCGCCGCCTACGGCATGACGGCCCACTGGCAGGAGGAGTACGACGAGGTCGACGAGCAGCGCGCCCGCGCCTTCCTCGACCGCCTCGGCATGACCGACTACGTGGACCGCCGCTTCGGCACCCTCTCCGAGGGCGAGCGCAAGCGCACCCTCATCGCCCGCGCCCTGATGACCGACCCCGAGCTGCTCCTGCTCGACGAGCCCGCCGCCGGCCTCGACCTCGGCGGCCGCGAGGACCTGGTCCGCCGCCTCGGCCGGCTCGCCCGCGACCCGATCGCCCCCTCGATGATCATGGTCACGCACCACGTCGAGGAGATCGCCCCCGGCTTCACCCACGTCCTCATGATCCGCCAGGGCAAGGTCCTCGCCGCCGGACCCATCGAGCTGGAACTCACCTCCCGCAACCTCTCCCTCTGCTTCGGCCTCCCGCTCGTCGTCGAGCAGGTCGGCGACCGCTGGACCGCCCAGGGCCTGCCCCTGTCCTGA
- a CDS encoding chaplin — MKNLKKAAAVTMLAGGLVAAGAGLASANDGAQAVGDAQGSPGVVSGNVAQVPVHIPVNVVGNSANVIGALNPAFGNLGVNQ; from the coding sequence GTGAAGAACCTGAAGAAGGCAGCGGCCGTGACGATGCTCGCCGGTGGTCTCGTGGCCGCCGGTGCGGGCCTGGCCTCCGCCAACGACGGCGCCCAGGCCGTCGGCGACGCCCAGGGCTCCCCCGGTGTCGTCTCGGGCAATGTCGCTCAGGTGCCGGTGCACATCCCGGTGAACGTGGTCGGCAACAGCGCGAACGTCATCGGCGCGCTGAACCCGGCCTTCGGCAACCTCGGCGTCAACCAGTGA